The proteins below come from a single uncultured Carboxylicivirga sp. genomic window:
- a CDS encoding RtcB family protein, giving the protein MSKSKIKGKDLKKINYKSDRAKSLAINIINSDFKHLSKEAKLELLEAVHANPKDYLEHASLSKIAEELIGKIKTNNGTIYHLEAIEKPFDIFGKKHITQDTIRQMTTSMQLPVSRYGALMPDAHVGYGLPIGGVLATDNAVIPYGVGLDIGCRMSLSIYDVPAEFINRNSYQIKSALKDHTHFGIGKIVKHDLDHEVLTRNEFNEIDILRQLKGKAQNQLGSSGSGNHFVEFGIVELESDNAFQLKEGRYVGLLAHSGSRGLGAAIAGHYTQIAKQQCKLPNGAQHLAWLDLNSEAGQEYWLAMNLAGDYAKACHDIIHYRLSKALGIKLVTFIENHHNFAWKETINDQELIVHRKGATPTAKGQMGIIPANMVDPGYIVSGRGNTHALNSASHGAGRRLSRKRAKDSYTGSELKKLLKQQKITLIGGGTEEAPMAYKNLEEVMSSQNDLINIEGKFYPQIVRMDKQ; this is encoded by the coding sequence ATGAGCAAGTCTAAGATAAAAGGCAAAGACCTTAAAAAGATTAATTATAAATCAGATAGAGCTAAGAGTCTGGCAATTAATATTATTAATAGCGACTTTAAGCATTTATCAAAAGAAGCTAAACTGGAACTTTTAGAAGCCGTTCACGCTAATCCAAAGGATTATTTAGAGCATGCTTCACTTTCAAAAATAGCTGAAGAACTGATTGGAAAAATTAAAACAAACAACGGAACCATCTATCATTTGGAGGCTATAGAAAAGCCATTTGACATCTTCGGTAAGAAGCATATTACACAGGATACAATCAGGCAGATGACTACATCGATGCAATTGCCTGTATCAAGATATGGGGCTTTAATGCCCGATGCACATGTTGGTTATGGATTACCCATTGGAGGTGTTTTAGCGACCGATAATGCAGTAATACCCTATGGAGTGGGGCTTGATATTGGCTGTAGAATGTCGTTGAGTATTTATGATGTTCCGGCTGAATTTATTAACCGAAACAGTTATCAAATTAAAAGTGCTTTAAAAGATCATACGCATTTTGGTATCGGTAAAATTGTGAAACACGATCTGGATCATGAAGTATTAACAAGAAATGAATTCAATGAAATTGATATTCTAAGGCAATTAAAAGGTAAAGCACAGAATCAATTGGGAAGTTCAGGTTCCGGCAATCACTTTGTTGAGTTCGGTATTGTTGAATTGGAGAGCGACAATGCTTTTCAATTGAAAGAGGGTAGATATGTTGGACTACTGGCACACTCAGGATCAAGAGGATTGGGTGCGGCTATTGCTGGTCACTATACTCAAATAGCCAAACAACAATGTAAGTTACCAAACGGAGCTCAACATCTGGCATGGCTTGACTTAAATAGTGAGGCAGGTCAGGAATATTGGTTAGCAATGAACCTGGCTGGAGATTATGCAAAGGCGTGTCACGATATTATTCATTACCGACTTTCCAAAGCGCTAGGCATTAAGCTGGTTACCTTTATTGAGAACCATCATAATTTTGCTTGGAAGGAGACTATTAATGATCAGGAGTTGATTGTGCATCGTAAAGGTGCAACACCAACGGCTAAAGGTCAGATGGGTATTATTCCTGCAAATATGGTAGATCCGGGATACATTGTTTCCGGAAGAGGTAATACTCATGCGCTTAATTCAGCTTCTCATGGTGCTGGCAGGCGCTTAAGCCGCAAGAGAGCCAAAGATAGTTACACCGGCAGTGAGCTGAAAAAGTTATTGAAACAACAGAAAATTACTCTGATTGGTGGCGGTACAGAAGAAGCTCCAATGGCGTATAAAAATTTAGAAGAGGTGATGTCATCACAAAATGATCTAATCAACATCGAGGGTAAATTTTATCCTCAGATAGTAAGAATGGATAAACAATAA
- a CDS encoding WYL domain-containing protein produces MPVNRNALIRYTTIDKCLRNRYRLWTLEDLIDACSDALYEYEGIDKGVSRRTVQMDIQMMRSEKLGYNAPIIVQDKKYYTYEDPVYSITQLPLSDQDLNKLNDAVEILKQFQGFNHFKEMTGLIHKLENKIHSEHSSSRPVMHIERNEDLKGLEHLNGLYKAVLNNQVIKIDYQSFKAKRANRIYFNPYLLKEYNNRWFLIGKMKKGDMIMNLALDRIHSFEVMNDIPFKEDPTFDPNTYYENVIGVTINSGLLPRIIKLFINNENKPYILTKPLHWSQQVLEEKKEGIVVSIRVVPNFELERLILGFGPSIEVLSPPSLRKKIGKLVKTASEYYSGKD; encoded by the coding sequence ATGCCTGTAAACAGGAATGCATTAATACGTTACACAACCATTGATAAATGTCTTCGAAACCGTTATCGTCTCTGGACTTTAGAGGATTTAATTGATGCATGTTCTGATGCATTGTATGAGTATGAAGGTATTGACAAGGGAGTAAGCAGAAGAACAGTACAAATGGATATTCAAATGATGCGCAGTGAAAAACTGGGTTATAATGCACCTATTATTGTGCAGGATAAAAAGTACTATACCTATGAAGATCCGGTATATTCAATTACCCAACTACCTCTTTCTGATCAGGATTTGAATAAATTAAATGATGCTGTGGAGATTCTGAAACAGTTTCAGGGTTTCAATCATTTTAAAGAAATGACGGGTCTGATTCACAAACTGGAAAACAAGATACATTCTGAACATTCCAGTTCTCGTCCTGTAATGCATATCGAACGCAATGAAGACTTGAAAGGATTGGAACATCTCAACGGATTATATAAGGCTGTTTTAAACAATCAGGTTATTAAAATCGATTATCAGTCGTTTAAAGCTAAACGAGCCAATCGGATCTACTTTAATCCTTATCTGCTAAAAGAGTACAATAACCGCTGGTTTTTAATTGGGAAGATGAAGAAAGGGGATATGATTATGAATCTGGCTTTGGATCGTATTCATTCTTTTGAAGTTATGAATGATATCCCATTTAAGGAGGATCCAACCTTTGATCCAAACACCTATTATGAGAATGTAATTGGAGTTACCATTAATTCCGGTCTGTTACCACGTATAATAAAGCTCTTTATCAACAATGAAAACAAACCCTATATTTTAACCAAACCATTGCATTGGTCGCAACAGGTTCTTGAAGAAAAGAAGGAGGGTATTGTTGTTTCAATCAGAGTTGTGCCTAATTTTGAGCTGGAAAGATTGATCTTGGGATTTGGACCTTCCATTGAAGTTTTATCTCCTCCATCTTTAAGAAAGAAAATCGGGAAATTAGTTAAGACAGCTTCAGAATATTACAGTGGTAAGGATTGA
- a CDS encoding slipin family protein, which yields MKQIRINKGKVGLVFRNGDYLKVLNVGKYWVRYTDKVGICNMSEPLSLTMELNILLQDEELAKMLTVIEVSENEIVLKYKNGVFNGILTSGRHAYWKGPTNYTFEKIDISSTQEIDIKYKSIISHPEVSPYTRIYRVESNEKGLLFINDQFEKELSPGMYFYWKNDTPITVKSADLRQKQLEVSGQELLTKDKAALRVSFFASYKVVDIIKALTENQDYAKQLYVSIQLALREYIGTLTLDEILERKEEVSKFVMTSLKEKALTFGVEMMDGGVRDIILPGDVREIMNQVLIAQKKAQANIITRREETASTRSLLNTAKLMEDNKMLFKLKEMEYVEKIADKINTISLSGGGQIVDQLREIFSPSN from the coding sequence ATGAAACAAATAAGAATAAACAAAGGCAAAGTAGGATTAGTATTTAGAAATGGCGATTATTTAAAAGTATTAAATGTCGGAAAATACTGGGTGCGTTATACTGATAAGGTGGGCATCTGCAACATGTCAGAACCATTATCCTTAACAATGGAACTAAACATCCTTTTACAGGATGAAGAATTGGCGAAAATGCTTACTGTAATTGAGGTATCTGAAAATGAAATTGTTTTGAAATATAAAAATGGCGTATTCAATGGTATATTAACTTCGGGAAGACATGCCTATTGGAAAGGTCCAACCAATTATACCTTTGAAAAAATCGATATTTCAAGTACTCAAGAAATTGATATAAAATATAAGTCCATAATATCTCACCCTGAAGTGAGTCCATATACGAGAATATACAGGGTTGAATCCAACGAGAAAGGATTATTGTTTATCAATGATCAATTTGAAAAGGAGTTGAGTCCCGGCATGTACTTCTACTGGAAAAATGACACGCCTATTACTGTTAAAAGTGCCGATTTACGTCAAAAGCAGTTGGAAGTATCCGGTCAGGAGTTATTGACAAAAGATAAAGCGGCATTACGAGTGAGTTTCTTTGCAAGTTATAAGGTGGTTGATATTATAAAGGCATTAACCGAAAATCAAGATTATGCCAAACAGTTGTATGTATCTATTCAATTGGCTTTGCGTGAATATATTGGTACATTAACATTGGATGAGATATTGGAACGGAAGGAAGAAGTCTCAAAATTTGTGATGACATCATTAAAGGAAAAAGCGTTGACTTTTGGTGTTGAAATGATGGATGGTGGTGTGCGGGATATTATTTTACCAGGTGATGTGCGAGAGATCATGAATCAGGTATTGATAGCTCAAAAGAAAGCACAAGCCAATATCATTACCAGGCGCGAAGAAACGGCATCTACCCGAAGCTTGTTAAATACCGCCAAATTGATGGAGGACAATAAAATGTTGTTCAAGTTGAAAGAGATGGAGTATGTTGAAAAGATCGCTGATAAGATAAACACAATCTCTTTATCTGGCGGTGGTCAGATCGTTGATCAATTGAGAGAAATCTTTTCTCCTTCCAATTAA
- a CDS encoding RtcB family protein: protein MKQVISSENRPIKMWLDNIEENALAQAKNLANLPFVHKHVALMPDAHSGYGMPIGGVLATKGVIIPNAVGVDIGCGMCAMKTSIEDADSDTLKQIMSRIRKTIPVGFDWHKEAQDELYMPNIEELPGVVERHYKKATVQIGTLGGGNHFIEIQHGSDGKLWVMIHSGSRNLGKQVADYYNKLAKRLNERWHSSVPASYDLAFLPIETQEAHDYINEMNYCVDFAFANRKLMMERVKHALLEVFKGNVEFDDLINIAHNYAAWESHFNENVLVHRKGATRARLGETGIIPGSQGAKSYIVEGLGNPESFESCSHGAGRVMGRKQAQRELNLEAEIKKLNDKGIIHGIRHQKDLDEAAGAYKDIDVVMANQSDLVKIKVELEPLAVVKG from the coding sequence ATGAAACAAGTTATATCATCAGAAAATCGACCCATAAAAATGTGGTTGGATAATATTGAAGAGAATGCACTGGCCCAAGCTAAGAACCTGGCTAATTTACCCTTTGTGCATAAGCATGTCGCTTTAATGCCGGATGCTCATTCGGGATATGGAATGCCCATTGGTGGTGTATTGGCCACTAAAGGTGTTATTATTCCAAATGCTGTAGGGGTGGATATCGGTTGTGGCATGTGTGCCATGAAAACCTCTATAGAAGATGCAGACTCTGATACCTTAAAGCAAATCATGTCCCGGATCCGTAAAACAATTCCGGTTGGTTTTGATTGGCATAAAGAAGCCCAGGATGAATTATATATGCCAAATATCGAAGAATTGCCTGGTGTTGTTGAACGACATTATAAAAAAGCAACAGTACAAATTGGCACTTTAGGTGGAGGAAACCATTTCATAGAGATCCAACATGGCTCTGATGGAAAATTGTGGGTGATGATTCATTCCGGTAGTCGTAACCTAGGTAAACAGGTGGCTGATTATTACAATAAATTGGCCAAACGTTTAAATGAACGTTGGCATTCGTCTGTCCCAGCTTCTTATGATTTAGCATTTTTACCCATTGAGACACAAGAAGCTCATGACTATATCAATGAAATGAACTACTGCGTTGACTTTGCATTTGCTAATAGAAAATTAATGATGGAACGTGTGAAGCATGCCTTATTGGAAGTTTTCAAAGGGAATGTGGAGTTTGATGATTTAATCAATATTGCCCATAACTATGCAGCATGGGAGAGCCATTTTAATGAGAATGTATTGGTTCATAGAAAAGGAGCAACAAGAGCCAGATTGGGTGAAACAGGCATAATTCCTGGATCACAAGGAGCCAAATCATACATTGTTGAAGGTTTGGGTAATCCAGAAAGTTTTGAATCCTGTTCTCATGGAGCAGGTCGTGTAATGGGAAGAAAACAAGCTCAACGCGAATTAAATCTGGAAGCAGAGATCAAAAAGCTTAATGATAAAGGGATTATCCATGGTATCCGCCATCAGAAAGATCTGGATGAAGCGGCCGGAGCCTATAAAGATATTGATGTAGTTATGGCTAATCAATCAGATTTGGTAAAAATTAAAGTTGAGCTGGAGCCTTTGGCAGTTGTGAAGGGGTGA
- a CDS encoding DUF2188 domain-containing protein encodes MTFLPQKASANVQFIFKLPNNSRLLGAYPLFTKDFITFKFQIMKKKNVHVVPKGDNWAVKSAGSTRPAKVTGTQKEAIDRAREIAKNNNSEMLVHGRNGRIRQKNSFGNDPHPPEG; translated from the coding sequence ATGACTTTTTTACCTCAAAAAGCGAGCGCAAATGTACAGTTTATTTTTAAACTACCAAATAATTCTCGTCTGCTGGGAGCATATCCTCTCTTTACCAAGGATTTTATAACGTTCAAATTTCAGATCATGAAAAAGAAGAATGTACATGTCGTGCCTAAAGGAGATAATTGGGCCGTAAAGAGTGCAGGTAGTACCCGTCCAGCAAAGGTAACAGGCACCCAAAAGGAAGCTATTGATCGAGCACGTGAAATAGCTAAAAATAATAATTCAGAGATGCTGGTGCATGGTAGAAATGGCAGGATCCGCCAGAAGAATTCATTTGGTAACGACCCTCATCCGCCAGAGGGTTAG